The following are encoded in a window of Gavia stellata isolate bGavSte3 chromosome 17, bGavSte3.hap2, whole genome shotgun sequence genomic DNA:
- the BAHD1 gene encoding bromo adjacent homology domain-containing 1 protein, with protein MTHARKKQLFLLKHPAGSAGQASSPTGSRRMDRTEAECGEQRDGEATEAPNCPSGFVGTNKSKNLHEVRKTYPLRRRLLPSMNKKTCKVLLTRLEDVAGSLSKQTQSCKKKDLPSWMEGLGPALFSEQVQPVGAAKSDSSGEKCTITYPGTEQDLDTAPSEPRKRRLASLNAEAVNNLLFERDDGLLSGRRFRRDSVKASGDCTVKSLHCKAGDNWPVLEKTAVKTGKGKNRHEPSQKCNSCDHSLDEVFDDGTKREDGAISYHPTPKRLASLNAVAFLKLTHEKDQPLKQRSKSDGEGKSENHCSKSTLKWAKAGRKNCVKSKKEVASLKMEGQHGWRGLALGAFGKGEQRDSSRLYGMTEAVPYESLSSSYANTEGFYHRLPLLMGGQASMKPEYGRPGEKSPTPKQEFHQPSFPVQQFPPLPVPGNHTDCGCLYESSDLTPLNGFYVYYGQSGYSGYSHCSVYPKDELSQSATCEGLLVSPGSLPSGAHFQPLHWCNSPYCCGEGTAINSYSVCGVVHVPEGRISSAHAGRNTYPYKMPFAAEGCKSLDQLNLTIPVAGHPASPAHPLSGCPVPSVPPAAEPVPHLQTPNSDPQTMARECPQSSKPPSGSKSGLRNTTGCLHASDSKAAGGHSHPKQQRISRRRATNGWMPVGTACEKAVYVVNEPEPAVRKSYQAVERDGEIIRVRDTVLLKSGPRKKSMPYVAKISALWEDPKTGELMMSLLWYYRPEHTQGGRNPSMHQNEIFASRHQDENSVACIEEKCYVLTFAEYCRFCALAKRRVEGIPGRKTMMVPPSEEYSTPLHRKVPEDTDPELVFLCRHVYDFRHGRILKNPQ; from the exons ATGACGCATGCCCGGAAGAAAcaacttttccttctgaaacatCCAGCTGGTTCTGCTGGCCAAGCTTCATCACcaacaggcagcaggaggatggaCAGGACCGAGGCAGAGTGTGGTGAGCAGAGAGACGGAGAGGCCACCGAGGCTCCGAACTGTCCGAGTGGGTTTGTGGGGACGAACAAAAGCAAGAATTTGCATGAAGTGCGAAAGACGTACCCACTGCGGAGACGTCTGCTCCCCTCGATGAACAAAAAGACCTGCAAAGTGCTCCTCACCAGGCTGGAGGATGTGGCTGGATCTCTGTCGAAGCAGACCCAGAGCTGTAAGAAAAAGGACCTTCCCAGTTGGATGGAGGGTTTGGGACCTGCTTTGTTCTCTGAACAAGTTCAGCCTGTGGGAGCAGCGAAGAGTGATTCATCTGGGGAAAAGTGCACAATAACTTACCCAGGGACAGAGCAAGACCTTGATACTGCTCCTTCCGAGCCCAGGAAACGCAGGCTGGCCTCGCTGAATGCAGAGGCAGTGAATAATCTGCTTTTTGAACGGGATGATGGCTTATTATCTGGCAGGCGTTTTCGGAGGGACTCCGTTAAAGCCAGCGGAGACTGTACTGTTAAGAGCTTGCATTGCAAAGCTGGTGACAACTGGCCTGTGCTGGAAaaaacagctgtgaaaacagGTAAAGGAAAAAACCGGCATGAGCCCAGTCAGAAATGCAATAGCTGTGACCATTCACTAGATGAGGTCTTTGATGATGGGACAAAGAGGGAGGATGGTGCCATCTCCTATCATCCCACCCCAAAGAGACTGGCCAGCCTGAATGCCGTGGCGTTTCTGAAGCTGACCCATGAGAAAGACCAACCCCTGAAGCAGAGGAGTAAATCGGATGGAGAGGGCAAGTCCGAGAACCACTGTTCAAAATCTACGCTCAAATGGGCCAAAGCCGGTAGGAAGAATTGCGTCAAATCCAAGAAGGAAGTGGCTAGCTTAAAAATGGAAGGTCAGCATGGCTGGCGAGGACTTGCTCTAGGCGCTTTTGGGAAAGGAGAGCAGCGGGACTCCTCTAGGCTCTATGGGATGACAGAAGCCGTCCCTTACGAGTCGCTGTCTAGCTCCTATGCTAACACAGAGGGTTTCTACCACAGACTGCCTTTGCTTATGGGTGGACAAGCTTCCATGAAGCCGGAGTACGGAAGACCCGGAGAGAAATCCCCAACCCCCAAACAGGAATTTCATCAGCCTTCCTTTCCCGTGCAGCAGTTCCCTCCCTTGCCTGTGCCCGGAAATCACACGGATTGTGGATGTCTGTATGAATCCTCGGATCTGACCCCATTGAATGGGTTTTACGTTTATTATGGCCAAAGTGGATACAGTGGCTACTCTCACTGCTCCGTTTACCCCAAGGACGAGCTTTCGCAATCCGCTACCTGTGAGGGGCTCTTGGTATCGCCCGGTTCCTTGCCATCAGGTGCTCATTTCCAGCCACTCCACTGGTGTAACTCTCCATACTGTTGTGGAGAAGGAACGGCGATTAACAGTTACAGCGTCTGTGGAGTCGTGCATGTGCCAGAGGGCAGGATTAGCAGCGCGCATGCAGGACGGAACACCTACCCCTACAAAATGCCTTTTGCAGCAG AAGGCTGCAAGTCTCTGGACCAGCTGAACCTCACAATCCCTGTGGCAGGGCACCCTGCGTCACCTGCCCACCCGCTCTCAGGATGTCCTGTACCCAGCGTGCCACCAGCTGCAGAACCCGTTCCTCATCTGCAGACCCCCAACTCTGACCCTCAGACCATGGCCCGAGAATGTCCACAGAGCTCAAAGCCTCCCAGCGGCTCCAAATCCGGTCTCAGAAATACTACGGGCTGTCTCCATGCATCTGACAGCAAAGCAGCGGGAGGTCATTCCCATCCAAAGCAGCAACGCATTAGCAGGCGGAGAGCTACCAACGGCTGGATGCCCGTTGGCACAGCCTGCGAGAAGGCCGTCTACGTTGTG AATGAACCAGAGCCAGCTGTTCGCAAGAGCTATCAGGCTGTGGAGAGAGATGGGGAGATTATCCGGGTACGAGATACTGTCCTCTTGAAATCAGGACCCCGGAAGAAATCTATGCCATACGTTGCGAAGATATCTGCACTGTGGGAAGACCCCAAAACAG GGGAGCTGATGATGAGCCTCCTGTGGTATTACAGACCGGAGCACACTCAGGGAGGCCGCAATCCCAGTATGCACCAG AATGAGATCTTTGCATCCCGGCATCAGGATGAAAACAGCGTTGCTTGCATAGAGGAGAAGTGCTACGTGCTGACCTTTGCAGAGTACTGCAG ATTTTGTGCCTTGGCAAAGCGTCGAGTCGAAGGGATCCCAGGCAGGAAAACCATGATGGTTCCTCCCTCGGAAGAGTACTCCACACCTCTGCACCGCAAGGTGCCCGAGGACACTGACCCCGAGCTGGTTTTCCTCTGTCGTCACGTCTATGACTTCAGACATGGGCGCATCTTGAAGAACCCGCAGTAG